TACAGGTCTCCAGAGTGGAAGGGCTCTGCCACGCTTCTAGCTGTCAGCAAAAGCAACATTTCAAAGCCAGCAGTTTAATTTCTAACACAAGTGGAGGTGAGTTCAGACTGCAGACACCTGCAGGTGAGGAGCTGGGTTTTTCTCCAGAGATACTGAGCCCACTGAGGTTAATGTGATTATGTAAATGACTGAGGTATAATTGCGTTCTTGCCACCCATCTGGCCCTCCCTGCAGTTCCTAAGTGATTTTTATTCCCCACGCACTGCAGCGCTGAAAGACAAGGGCACTGGAGATGCCATAAATCACTGCTTGGTGTTGGCTGCAGGTGCCGTCCCCCCGCTCAGCCTCTGGGGCAGAGCCCCGCTGGGCTGGGCATGGCCGATGCATCGGGAAAGTGCCTCCCGGATCCGAATTACCGGTCTGGATGCAGATGGAGGATTGAACTCTGCTTGTCCCATCCCAAGGGACGCTCCTGACAAAGCCAGGATCCTGCCCCGCACCACAGCTATGGCAGCGGGTCCTTCCCAATACGGATTTTCTCAGCAGGACAAAACAAATTCCCGCTTCCCTCGGCGGCTGGGGTTAAACACAAAATGGACGTTTTCATGTAAAACACTGACTAATACCGTGCACTGTCCCAGATGCCCCCCCTAATCCTGCCTCTCTTCTAACCTGGGTTTTTCTTCCCGTCAGTATGAATTCAAAGCCAAGAACATTAAGAAGAAGAAAGTGAGCATCATCGTGTCCGTGGATGGGGTGAAGGTCATTCTGCGCAAGAAGCAGAAGGTGAGGCTtccccagcccagctggggcACTTGGGGCCGGAGCACCCGGGCTGTTGGCTCTGACCATGTCTGGATATTCCTGCTCCTCAGGACAGGCACACTTCTAGCCAAAACTGGCCTTTTCTTAAAAGCCACCcaaaattttcacaagaaaacacTCAATTTTCCATCAGACTAATAATAAAACCTTGCGGAAAAAAAGAGTGGGAAAATTACTCTGTGAGAAGGAGATCTTTTTTTCTATCAAACAACATCAGGCTTTCAGGAAACACAGTTGCTTTCTCCTGTTCATACCAGCAGGTTCTCCTGCGCTGCCCGGGCTGAGCACCCTCAGCTCTTCGCCAGGCTGTGCTTCCCACTGAGCCGAGCCAGTGACCGGACCCAGACCTCCTGAGCCCCAGCTCAGCACCTTGTTCCCCAAAATGTGTTACTCTTCTGCATATTTGATGCTATAAATTAATCTTAAGGACCACTTTCAGCCCTGGAGGCTGTGATCAGATGACCAGATATGATAAATGACCAAAGAAATCTATTCTTATCCAAGGTACCGATGAAGGAGCCATCGCTCATACCGTCAAACTGTAGCTGGATTTGGCTTGGGGCAAACGCACCATTTCCCGTGGGTTCCTGCCCATCAGCCTGGTGGAGTTGCGTTTTCACCTGTAATTTCACTTTTTCCCTCTGCTTACAGAGAAAGGAGTGGACCTGGGACGAGAGCAAGATGGTGGTGATGCACGACCCTGTGTACAGGTACGCGGCAGGGGTTTACACCAGCTAGGACCAGAGCCGTTAGCCCGCCCGAGCGACGCGTATCCATCCTCCTGCTCGCTGAGTTACCTCCACCAAGGCTGGCTTTCCAAATCCAAAATTAATGAGGTAGCAAAGTTACCGCTGGTGGGGAATCCGTTTCATACACTTCTGAGAGTGAGATGGACTGATCTGGCTTTGAAGCTGGCTCTGCTTTGAGCGGGGGTTAGATTAGATGACCCCAGAGATGCCTTCAGCACGAATTCCTCTCCGGTTCCGACTCTGAAGACAGGCTTCCCATGGCTTTCCTTCAGAGCGTGGTTTGCCCTGTGCTTCTGAAGCAGGTCTTTACTCTGAGGTGTAAGTTCTTACAGGGAATTAACCCGTACAGAGCGTGGTAAGATAGCGCAGACTTTCCACAGCGCCTGCCACGGGATCTCAAAGTATTTTGGAGACCACGAGCCTCACCCAGAGGTTCACACCGCGTGTAAACCCGATGCGGTGGGAGCCATCGGGGATGGCTTCCCTGCGGGCAGCCCCAGCGATGGTGCGTGGCCTGTGGACCAGTCAGGAGCACGGGCTGCACCAGGCTGGTAGATGTGCCCAGTGAGTAACTGTACCCCGAGCGCAAAGCCTGCGGCCCCGAGGGCTGGGATCACCAACGCCGGCGTTCTGGGGCAGGGCCCTTGGGGGGATGACAAGGAGCAGAGGACGTGCCGACGCATCGTCCGAGCCTTCCTCTCCCTTCTGGCATTTTTTACAGAATCTTACAACATGGTACATGGGCAATAACTGCTCCAATTGCAGGCTCAACACAAAAAAATTCCAATGAcagaaaagagtgaaagaaaaaacatctcaagaatccctttgggttttttttctattcagagctGAACTCACTTGTCACATTTTTACCTGATTAAATCAAATATATAAAAAGGTCTTCAGAAATGGTTTTGCAGCACAGGCAGGAGAAAGCATCAGAACGAACAGGAGAGCGAGAAATCCTCCGAGCCGGGGCAGAGTACGCTCGGCATCCCGGGGAGGGGCGCGCAGGGGACGCTGGATCCGGGCTGTGCCACCCGCCTGCCGCTGCCAACGGACCCGCGCTGGGTCCCGGGCCGGCTGcgccgcggcgggcagggcgTCCGCCGCGCAGGCAGTTGTGCCACGCCGCGGCCCAGGGAAGGATTAATTGCTAGGGCTAAAAATAGCCACGCGCTTTCCAGTACTATCGATTTTTTAGCTTTCCCACAGCATCTTTAAAAAGCTTTTGCCTACCTCAGAAAGCAGAAGGTATTCCATCAAGCCAGAAATACTCTCTAAATCTGTCACCTCCTGCCTTGCAAATCGCAGGAGGGGCCGTGCGGCGGCACCACCTCGTTCCTCCAGCCCCAGGTGCTGTGagccagccagccctggggacaccggggacCTGTCTGGGGGGCAGGGGCTCCTCCGGGCGTTTGATTCCCTTCGTCTCTCTCCCACCTAGAATCTTCTACGTCTCTCACGACTCGCAGGACCTGAAAATATTCAGTTACATCGCAAGGGACGGCGCGAACAACTCCTTCAGGTGCAACGTCTTCAAATCAAAGAAGAAGGTAGGATGCTGCGGGGCGACGGCCGGGTCCTCCCGGGGTGAGAGGTCTCCGAGGGACCTCGCACCTTCCCGTGCAGGAGACCGCTGGGTCGGAGGGTGCTGATCCAAGGAGATCAAGGCAGCACCAGTCCCCAAATGTCCCTAAAAATCCGTGTCCAGTGCCTGTCACCTCCTGCCCAGCCAGGGCAGCGGTGCAGCCCGTCTGCCTCAGCCCATCTCTGAGAGCAGGGGACCGGGGGGACACCGGGCGCCGGCTCCAGTGCTGGGCAGCGGTGGAGGAGacccggcagcgcggggggaaGGCTGCCGGCTGTCCCACGGCGGCCGGGCGCTGAGCCGCGTGGTTTTGCTCCGCAGAGCCAGGCGATGCGCGTGGTGCGGACGGTGGGGCAGGCCTTCGAGGTGTGCCACAAGCTGAGCCTGCAGCACGCCCTGCAGAACGCCGACGGGCAGGCCGACGGCGCCAGCGACAAGTCGGCCGAGGAGCAGCCGCCGGAAGGTGACGCGTGGGTCCCCGCGgggcgcgggcagggcagcgATGCGCCGGGGTGGGAATGCGAgggggcacagaatcacagaagcatggtggggttgggagggacctctgtgggtcacccagcccaaccccctgcccaagcagggtcacccagagcaggctgcacagcaccgcgtccaggcggggctggaatatctccagagaaggagactccacagtctccctgggcagcctgggccagggctccatcaccctcagagggaagaagttcttcctcgggttcagctggagcttcctctgcttcagtttgtgcccgttgccccttgtcctgtcgctgggcaccactgcaaagagtctggccccatcctcctgacccccaccctgcagatatttagaggcatttctaaggtcccctctcagccttctcttctccaggctgaacaagcccagctccctcagcctctcagcAAGTCCTTCAGGAGCCAGCGTGCGACAGCGAGAGCTTCGGGACCCTTTGGGTGGGGGGCACGAGGAGtctgccctgcctgcccgcccGTCCTGGAGGCAGAGGCTGGGGACACTTGGCCAGCGGGCTGAGGGTCTGCGGGCACCAGCCCtgtcctcctgcccctctgcagcaCGCCCAGACTTGAAGCCAGTCCTGGCCGTGTCCTGAGCCGCCTGCTCGCTGCAGTCCGGCAGCGGGGGGGCTTGGGTTTATTTATCCGTCTCGTTTGAAGTTCACCAGATCAAGGGCTCCAAGATCACGGATGTGGACGAGGTTGGCATCGACTCTGACGGCATCTGTGTCCCCGAGAGGGGACCCGGAGAGCTGCCAGGTGCCAGGGGGGACCTCGGCATGCTGAAACCCGGGCAAGCCTCAAAGGAGAAGAGCTGCCAGGTAaaggggggtgcgaggggcttGCGTCTGGGTCAGGGGCTGCTCTGAAATCGGTCAGCGCGTGCACTGCCTTTCTCATGTGGGGTATCTCGAAGGGCTGGGACCCCCTCAGCCTTTTAATGCGCTCACGGCCCTGACACGGCTCTGCCGCTGCAAACGCTTCACGCAGCGAGAAACCACCCAGCCTGGGCAGCCGCATCACGGTGGGGTGTTTGGGTCtctccctgccacctcctccctgGGGACCCGCGCTCCCTGGTTGGAGCTGGGCCCAGGCACAGacgcagccccgccagctcgcTGGGAGCGGGAGTCGCTCCGCAACGCGCTCCTGGGGACCGCACGGATGTGCAGGGCCTGACGCCGAGCCCACCGCAACAGCCCCTTGGTGCCGGGGCTGCTCTGCCGCACCGGGGTCGACGCCGTGGGGAACCACGACCCAAACCCCAGCCTGAGCTGGTCGGTCCGCTCACCTTGCCCGTGTCTTTGTGCCCAAGGACGCCGAGAACTGCTCGCTCCACCCGGCCggctcccagcagctgctcagccctggcagcccctgctcctcGGCCTCCATCACCCCGCTGGCCTCCCAGcactgcctccagctcctccagcagcagctcctccagcagcagcagcagacgcaGGTGGCCGTGGCCCAGGTACGCGTCCTGGCCCCCGCCTCGGGCGGCACCAGCCCCGCTCCAGCCTCCGgccaggctgggctggcagcgggggCGAGCCCTCCGTGCtgggggggagcggtgcggggaGCTCGCAGCgttgcatgcagcactgctcactctgctccccgcagcccccccgctctgctccccgcagcccccccgctctgctccccgcagccctgctcgctctgttccccgctcgccctgctccccgcagcacGGCCCGCAGCGCACCCGCAGCacagcacggcccggcccggcccggccgcacaagccccggcagccctggcagggtcacgccccccccccccgagccgcccGCTCCCGTTCCGGCCCCGGTTTCAGGAGGCCCCCCCCGGGAGCGCGTGCCCCCGGCTGAGCCCCTCCCCAGCTCGTCTCGTGCCCGAGCCGCCTCCTCGCCACCCCCCGGCGGCTGCACCcgttcggcgggggggggggggggggggggcggggaagcgGCGGGGCGGGTGCGTGGcggggccggcagggggcgcgcgAGGGCCGCCGGTGGCGGGGGCTggcgggatgcggggccgggcgggccatcccgccccgcccctcccgtccctcccgtcccgccccgccccgccccggcccgtgccatcccgccccgcccctcccgtccctcccgccccgtcccgccccgacCCGTCCCGACCCGTGCCATTCCGACCCGAGCCGACCCGAGCCGACCCGAGCCGACCCGAGCCGacccgagccgtgccgtgccgagccgagccgtgccgagccgtgccgtgccgagccgtgccgagccgtgccgagccgagccgtgccgacccgagccgtgccgagccgagccgtgccgagccgagccgtgccgagccgtgccgagccgagccgtgccgtgccgagccgtgccgagccgtgccgagccgtgccgtgccgagccgagccgtgccgagccgagccgtgccgagccgtgccgtgccgtgccgtgccgagccgagccgtgccgtgccgtgccgagccgagccgagccgagccgagccgtgccgagccgagccgtgccgagccgtgccgtgccgagccgtgccgagccgtgccgtgccgagccgtgccgtgccgagccgtgccgtgccgagccgtgccgagccgagccgagccgtgccgagccgagccgtgccgagccgtgccgtgccgagccgtgccgagccgtgccgtgccgtgccgagccgtgccgagccgtgccgtgccgagccgtgccgtgccgagccgtgccgagccgtgccgtgccgagccgtgccgtgccgagccgtgccgagccgtgccgtgccgtgccgagccgagccgtgccgagccgagccgagccgagccgagccgtgccgagccgagccgtgccgagccgtgccgtgccgagccgtgccgtgccgtgccgtgccgtgccgagccgagccgagccgagccgggccgggccgggccgggccgagccgagccgagccgagccgtgccgagccgagccgtgccgagccgtgccgtgccgtgccgagccgagccgtgccgtgccgagccgagccgtgccgtgccgagccgtgccgagccgagccgagccgagccgtgccgagccgtgccgtgccgagccgagccgtgccgagccgtgccgtgccgtgccgtgccgtgccgtgccgtgccgagccgtgccgtgccgagccgagccgtgccgtgccgagccgagccgtgccgggccgagccgagccgagccgagccgtgccgtgccgagccgtgccgtgccgtgccgagccgtgccgtgccgagccgagccgtgccgagccgtgccgagccgtgccgtgccgagccgagccgtgccgagccgtgccgtgccgagccgtgccgtgccgagccgagccgagccgtgccgtgccgtgccgtgccgagccgagccgagccgagccgagccgtgccgtgccgagccgtgccgtgctgagccgtgccgtgccgtgccgagccgagccgagccgagccgagccgtgccgagccgagccgagccgagccgtgccgagccgagccgggccgggccgtgccgagccgtgccgtgccgtgccgagccgtgccgagccgagccgtgccgtgccgtgccgagccgtgccgtgccgtgccgagccgtgccgtgccgtgccgagccgggccgggccgggccgtgccgagccgagccgagccgagccgagccgagccgtgccgtgccgtgccgagccgtgccgtgccgagccgtgccgtgccgtgccgtgccgagccgagccgagccgagccgggccgggcggtgccggaccgagccgagccgggctggGCCGTCCCGTGCCATGCCATCCCGTGCTGTGTCATGCCgagccgtgccatgctgtgctgtacCATCCCATTCCATGCCATACCATGCCACCCcgtgccatcccatcccatgccatgctgtcccgtgccatgctgtgccatgccatccCGACCCATGCCATGCCATTCCGTCCCGTGCCATGCCATCTCGtgccatcccatgccatgccatgctgtgccactcCATGCTATGCCATGCCATCCCATGCCAccccgtgccatgccatgccatgctgtcccgtgccgtgctgtgccatgccatctTGACCCATGCCATGCCATTCCGTCCCGTGCTGtgccatcccatgccatcccatgccgtgccgtgccatccCATTCCATGCCATGCCATCCCATGCCACCCTGTACCATCCCATGCCATGCTGtcccgtgccatgctgtgccatgccatcccgacccatgccatgccattccgtcccatgccatgccatcccatgccgtgccgtgccatccCATTCCATGCCATGCCATCCCATGCCACCCCATGCCATCCCATGCTATGCTGtcccgtgccatgctgtgccatgccatctcgacccatgccatgccatgccattccGTCCCGTCCCGTGCCATCCCATTCCGTGCCATGCCATCTCGTGCTGTcccatgccatgccgtgctgtgccgtgccatctCGTCCTGTGCCACCCCATGCTATGCCATGCCATCCCATGCCAccccgtgccatgccatgccatgctgtcccgtgccgtgctgtgccatgccatctTGACCCATGCCATGCCATTCCGTCCCATGCTGTGCCATCCCATGCCACCCCGTGCCATCCCATGCCATGCTGTCACGTGCTGtcccgtgccatgctgtgctgtgccgtgccatccCACCCCATGCCATCCCACCCCAtgccatcccatgccatcccatTCCATGCCGTGCCattccatgccatgccatgccgtgccatccCGTGCCACCCCGTGCCATCCCATGCCATGCTGtcccgtgccgtgctgtgccatccCATTCCATGCCATGCCACCCCATGCCAccccgtgccatgccatgccatgctgtcccgtgccgtgctgtgccatgccatccCGACCCATGCCATGCCATTCCGTCCCATCCCATTCCGTGCCGTGCCATCTCGTGCCGTcccatgccatgccgtgctgtgccgtgccatctCGTCCTGTGCCACCCCATGCTATGCCATGCCATCCCATGCCAccccgtgccatgccatgccatgctgtcccgtgccgtgctgtgccatgccatctCGACCCATGCCATGCCATTCCGTCCCATGCTGTGCCATCCCATGCCACCCCGTGCCATCCCATGCCATGCTGTCACGTGCTGTcccgtgccatgccgtgctgtgccgtgccatccCACCCCAtgccatcccatgccatcccatTCCATGCCGTGCCATTCCGTGTCACGCCATGCCATGCCAtcccgtgccatgccatgccgtgccatgccatgccgtgccaccccgtgccatgccatgccatgctgtcccatgccgtgctgtgccatgccatctTGACCCATGCCATGCCATTCCATCCCATGCTGtgccatcccatgccatcccatgccgtgccgtgccatccCATTCTGTTGCATGCCATACCATGCCACCCCGTGCCATCCCATGCCATGCTGtcccgtgccgtgctgtgccatgccatccCGACCCATGCCATGCCATTCCGTCCCGTCCTGTGCCATCCCATTCCGTGCCATGCCATCTCGTGCCGTcccatgccatgccgtgctgtgccaccccatgccatcccatgccatcccatgCCACCCCGTGCCATCCCATGCCATGCTGtcccgtgccatgctgtgctgtgccgtgccatccCACCCCATGCCATCCTGTGCTGTGCCATCCCGTGCTGtgccatcccatgccatcccatcccatcccatgccatcccatTCCATGCCGTGCCATTCCATGTCACGCCATGCCGTGCCAtcccgtgccgtgccatgccatgccgtgccatccCGTGCCATCCCGTGCCACGCCGTGCCGTGCCAtcccgtgccatgccatgccatgccgtgccatcccatgccgtgccacgccgtgccgtgccgcccGCAGGTGCAGCTGCTGAAGGACCAGCTGGCGGCCGAGACGGCGGCGCGGATCGAGGCCCAAGCGCGGGTGCGGCAGCTGCTGCTGACCAACCgggacctgctccagcacgtCTCCCTGCTGGTGCGCCAGCTGACCGCGCTGGAGGCCCGGGACCAGCACCGGCAGCCCGGTGAGCGCGGGGGCACCGGGGTcagcgggggctggggggctccggcGCCGACCCCCTGCAGCGCCTCTGCACCCCTCGGGGtgccggggagctgctggggtgctcCCAACACCGGACCCCCAGGTTCTGGGGGGGCTTCAGAGCATCTCTGTGTCCCTCGCTATCATGGGGAGCAGCTGGGATGCTCCCAGTATGAGCCCAGCAGGCTCTGGAGGGGCTTTGGAACATCTCCCCACCCATGTGGTCACGGGGAGCAATTGGGGTGCTCCCAGTACCATCCTGGCAGGCTCTGGGGGGGCTTTGGAGCACCTCCCCACCCATGTGGTCACGGGGAGCAATTGGGGTGCTCCCAGTACCATCCTGGCAGGCTCTGGGGGGGCTTTGgagcatctctgcacctctctCAGTCCTGAGGAGCAGCTGGggtgctcccagcaccatcccttCGGACCATCTCTGCACCCCTTGCCATCCTGGGATGTTCCCAGTACGAGCCCAGCAGGTTCTGGGGGGACTTCAGACCATCTCTGCACCCCTTGCAGTTACGGGGAGCAATCTGGGCACTCCCAGTGCCATCCTGGCAGGCTCTGGAGGGGCTCTGGAGCGTCTCTGCACCCCTCGCCGTGATGAGGAGCAGTCGGGCTGGAGGCCCCCAGCTCTTCACGTGTCCCTTGTCCCTCTCTCACCAGTTGACCGCTCCTTGCAAAACCTGTCCCTGGCCCAGTCCCTCTCCCTGAACCTGAAGAACCACTACAGCCTGGACGTCCACCTGGTGCCCACCTCCAGCCCCGCCAGCGTCCTGGGCAGCCCCGTGGCCGccggctcgctgccggccctGGGCCCCGGGGACTCCTACCTCAACCTGGTCAGCCCCGAGAGGGGCGGCCACCGCCGCGGCACCAAGGAGGGGGACGAGGGCCtggaggggcaggaggggctcAGCCGGCGCGTGGAGGGCTCCGAGGTCGGCGAGTTCGCTCTGCTCAACGGGAGCAGCCGGCAGAAGACGGAGGACACGGACAGAGGGGATGAGGACAGGTAGGACGTGCCACCTCCATCTGCTGTTGGAACACCCGAGCAGACCCCCGTGCTCCCCCCAGCCACCCCGGCAGGGCTCCCGTGGCACCGGCCACGTTTTGGAGGGCTCGCGGCAGCAGAGCCTGGAGcgggggctggggaggaagggctggGTGCTCGGGGACAGGGACAGACCGCTGCGCccaggggctgggtgctggctcaGGAGGGCACAGCCAGGGCGAGAAGCCCACCGCGTCCCCCCACGGGGGTcactgcctgcccctgccacgAAATGGTCACCACATCACCCCAGCTCCAACGTTCGTAGGCACGGGACCCAGTGAGGGTCTTCTGCAGAGCCTGGGGCAGCCGGCCCAAGCCCCCCCCCGTGCAGGTAGGTGCTTGCCCGTCACCCCCTCGCTCTGCTTTCTCTTCCCAGGCGGCAGCAGCCCATCCCCAAGCTCAACCCGCCGCCCCCCATCCTACGCAAAAGGTCGAGCAAGACCTCCCCGAGCCTGGAGGTGGAGGTGAAGGCCGAGAGCGCTGCCCAGCAgagcctgcccagccccggcgtcTCCAGCCGCGCCAGCGTCGCTGCCAGCTCGCTCGCCCTCTTGGACCCCGAGCCAAGGACTCCTGCGCGGAGCGCTGCCTCCGGCACGGAGCCCACCGCTGCCGGGACCTGCCAGCGCGCTCTGCGCAAGGACAGGACTGGAGACAGCGGGCAGATGTCCCCCCTGGCCGGTGTCCGCGACCCTGCGGCCAGCGAGGCCCTGGCCAAGGACTCGGCGGCGCTGGGCAGCCCCACGGACAGCTCGCTGCCCTTCTGCCCCGCGGACGACACCTGCTTGCACATCAGCTTCTCGGAAGACAAGCTGCTCGAACCGGAGCCGGACGCTGCCGTGGGGCCCGGCAGGGTCCCCTCTTAGCGGGATGGCGGTGGGTGGCAGCTGGCTGGCGGGCAGCCCCCGCGGCTCCGTCCACGCCGCTGCCCCAGCGCCCAGACCAAGGCAGGTCCCTTTGCTGTCCCTGTCCTGTGCAGCAGCTCCCACTGCCACGCGCGGGGACGTGGCCCAGCCGCCCCTCTCGGTCTGCCCCAGCTCACACTGCCTTCCTGCTGCCCCGTCCTCCCGCCCGCTGCCTGGCACGGCCGCGGGTGCTGCAGGGGGTCCCTGCCTCCGCTGCCACCTGGCGCGGGCACAGTTTGTCACTACAGCCCTTCTGCAGCCCCAGCCGTCCCGCAGCGGCCGGGTGCCAtccccagcccctggcagggtGCGTGCCATCGGCATCGCCTGCCCGGCGGCTCCGGACGATGGGGCAGCGGCGCTGCTGACGGCCAGGGCACGTTGGACGGGGACGGCGCTGGTTTGGCGCTCCGGGGAGGATCCCACCCAGCCAGCATTCCCTGTGGGATGCTCCACGGCGGAGACATCGCCGGGAGCAGGATGGGAGCCCCCGGCCGGGGCACAGGGCTGCGAACCCCCGTGCGCgaggctgctgtcaccagctcgGTCCATCGGCTGCCACCCGTGAGCGGGGCTGTGGCCACGGTGCTGCtcccctgcccggctgcccgaggtgggtgctgggctgcCGGCGCGCTGCCAAAGCCGGGGCTCTCCGGGGCACCCTGGGTCCACCggccctgctgctggggtccgcagccccgcggccgcgtCCCCACAGTGAAGCCACCACTGCCTCCCGCCACCGGTGcctttccccccgccccagcagccGTGGGCCACCCCAGGGCTGCTCGTGGGGTGCAGGGCTGGCCCCGCATTGGGAGAGCCGTGCccccgaggggctgggggctgcgggcaggaggctgctccgTCGCGCTGATCGCAGGGTGTAACGGTGGGGTTGGGTTTGGTCTTGGAAGCGTGTGAGTGTCCTGGGATGAGCTAAGGCTTTGGGAAGAAGGGCAGCCCTGGGCGAAGGGACAAGGTGCCACGTGTCCCCTGCAGCCCGGGCAGGTTTTGAGGAGAGACCTGAGGAAATGCTCGTCCACCTCGGGCGTTGGCGAGAGGGCGTTGGGGAAGTGTtggaggatggagctggggaAGCGTCGGAGGATGGAGCTGGGGAAGCGTCGAGCAGAAACGGAGGCTGGGAGCAGCCATGGCGCCTGTTCCCGGGGCACGGGGAGATGGGGTGGTGGGACAGCACCCCAGAGCCGGCCGGGAGGAGCCGGTGGCATCGGTGCCGGTGACCGGGCCGGGGGGCTTGTGAAGCTGCGGCTGGGCTGCCCCGTGGCGCGGCAGGGACAGACCTGCCCCTGCGCAGGGATGAAGCACGCTGCAGTTTGGTAGCTgacttttcaagaaaaagaaaaataaagatgtctGATTTGCAGAGCGAGCGTTGTGGTCTCTGCTCCCCCGGGTATTCCCAAAACTGGGAACCACGGCTGCCCCGAGCCACAGCCCCATCTGCTCCCCTCGGTGACAGCGGGAGGGCCGGGTCCCCACGCAGGGGACGCGTTCCTCGGTCGGGGACAGGGCCCATGCCCAAAGCAACCCCCGTCGTGCTGCACGGCATCGAGTgctgccgcccgccgcagcccccccgggatGTGCAGCCCCCGGGCAGGACCCCGCTCCCCACACCCCCCCGTTGCCCTTTGCTGCCCTTCTTTCTGCTCCCAAAATAAATCCCAGCCCGCAGGGTGGGAGCGCTGCGAGCGGCGGAGGCAGCAAAGCCCGGTGCTGTGGGATGGGACCCC
This genomic stretch from Opisthocomus hoazin isolate bOpiHoa1 chromosome 19, bOpiHoa1.hap1, whole genome shotgun sequence harbors:
- the LOC142363650 gene encoding carboxyl-terminal PDZ ligand of neuronal nitric oxide synthase protein-like is translated as MPVKNRYNLVDDGCDSRVPLHNEEAFQHGIHFQAKYIGSLDVPRPNSRVEIVAAMRRIRYEFKAKNIKKKKVSIIVSVDGVKVILRKKQKRKEWTWDESKMVVMHDPVYRIFYVSHDSQDLKIFSYIARDGANNSFRCNVFKSKKKSQAMRVVRTVGQAFEVCHKLSLQHALQNADGQADGASDKSAEEQPPEVHQIKGSKITDVDEVGIDSDGICVPERGPGELPGARGDLGMLKPGQASKEKSCQDAENCSLHPAGSQQLLSPGSPCSSASITPLASQHCLQLLQQQLLQQQQQTQVAVAQVQLLKDQLAAETAARIEAQARVRQLLLTNRDLLQHVSLLVRQLTALEARDQHRQPVDRSLQNLSLAQSLSLNLKNHYSLDVHLVPTSSPASVLGSPVAAGSLPALGPGDSYLNLVSPERGGHRRGTKEGDEGLEGQEGLSRRVEGSEVGEFALLNGSSRQKTEDTDRGDEDRRQQPIPKLNPPPPILRKRSSKTSPSLEVEVKAESAAQQSLPSPGVSSRASVAASSLALLDPEPRTPARSAASGTEPTAAGTCQRALRKDRTGDSGQMSPLAGVRDPAASEALAKDSAALGSPTDSSLPFCPADDTCLHISFSEDKLLEPEPDAAVGPGRVPS